Part of the Diabrotica virgifera virgifera chromosome 6, PGI_DIABVI_V3a genome, tgtcttctcctattatattaggttgATTGTATAATTCCTTTAACTCATGATTTGATCTTCTTAACCACAAACCGTCCCTTATTattcctccatatatcttccttAGGATTATTCTTTCCCAAATCTCCAATAAACTTTGTTCgtttttgtcattgtccatgtctcactgcagtatgttactattggTTGTATAGTTCTTTTGTATAACTGTATTTTTGCCTTTCTTGATAAAAACTTGCTTTTTAACATTCCATTAAGCGCATGTACACTTCTGTTGCCAGCCATTATTctagcttgtatttcttctttaatgtTCGGTTTACGTGATATTACTACTCCTAGGTATGTAAGTCTTTCTGCCATTTCGAATTCGTAAgatgttccttcttctacttctactttaagCTTTTGTCCATTCCTGAACTGACCATCTGTCCATTTTTGTTTTAGTTTCATTTATGTGCagtcccattttcttcgctgcttttactattctctGTACTATTTCCTGTAGCTCGTTTGTTCCTCTTGCAAGCAACACTACATCATCCGCAAATGCCAAAACTTGGTGTCTTTTTTGATATAGGAGTCCTTCTCTATTGATAATCGCTtctcgcattattttttctaggcaTAAGTTAAAGAGTAATGATGACAAAGGATCGCCCTGCCTTACTCCTTCGTTTACTATAAATGTGTCCGATGATTGATTGtttattttgactctattttctGTATTCTCTAAAGTAAGATGTATCATGTTGCGTAACTTTCTGCtaactcccaattcctcaagcgccTCTTTTAAATTCTTCCTCTTTATTCTATCGTATGCTTGCTAGAAGTCGATGGATAGCGCTATCGTTGGTAAGCTGTGTTCTGCTTGTAATTCTCTGATTACGAATATTTGGTCCGTTGTGCTCCTTTCTCGTCTAAATCCGAAATGATATTCACCTATTATTTCAGCTTCTTTTTCAAGTTTATCTTTTATGgattttgttatgattttatttatggtatttagtagtgcttcttcttcttgtgccactcctttCGGAGATTGGAAATTATCAAGACTACCCtaactttgtttacagctgacttaaaaagttcattagtggtgcagccaaaccactctctcaaattccgcatccatgaCAGTAGTGCTACTCCTCTGTAATTACTGCCTTCTGTTTTGttgccttttttgtgtaatgggcAAATAATTGCTTCCCTCCAATCTGCAATTTGTTCTTTTATCCATATCTGACTTATTATCTGGTATATCCAATCATGTAGCCATTTTCCTCCATATTTCATCATCTCTGTTGGTATATTATCACTTCCAGGGCATTtgttatttttcaaatttttgtatGATTTCCTCGATTGGTTCCTTGCTGGGTGAATTATCTTCTATATCGTCTAAGTGTTCATTTCCTGCTTCTGCTTCCATGTATTCTCTTTAGTTTGACTTATTCTTGCCATTTAGTAACTCGTCAAAatactctttccatctctcttcTGCTTCACCGCTTATATTATCCCCAGCTTTGTTTTTAACGAATATGGGTTTTTCCCTTGAAATGAACCTTTCCACACTACGacttgaaaaatattttgtatgtaCCTACTCTACCCTCTGTAATGAAACTGCAAAACCTTTATAAACTACGTTTTAATATACAAGAAATTAGCATGAGGTAATTAATGAAATTACAGTAATATGACATATGCATATGACAGTAACTTAGATGAGAAATAACAAACACAGTTCACAGACTATACTACATTCACCTCAGCTTTATTTTTGAACAAAGTCTTTAAGATAAGCAGGAGCGTTTCTCTCCCTGGTACCTCTTCTAATAAGAATGTCTTTATTTTCTTCCCTTAAATCACTTTCAATATTACCTTGATCTTCCAGAACGTTAACAGGAAAAATACTTGGATTTTCCTCACATGTATTACTCAATCTAAGGCTTGGTGGATCTTTGATAAACTGTTCATTACAAACCGCAGATTCCGATCCAGTAACATTATCACAATCCAGTAGAGATGCATCTCCTCGTGGTGAAGGTTGTTTTAAGGCTACTGTTGCTTCTTTGCCATCTTCACGTCTAACAACAGCATAGTTTGGAACACAGTTCACAGACTACACTACACCCTTCACCTCTATTATCTGTCCACAAAAGTTAGGTTTCTAACAGTGCCTatggggccgttcaagtattacgtaacgcaggttggggggagAGGGgctcaaaaatcttcaaaaattgcgttacgtaatacttaacGCCCCATTACGGTGCGTTACTAGATAGGGAGGAGGGGGGGTTACTTCTGAtagttaatattttaatattaattccgCTTTATTTCCTATCTTTCTAGCTACTTccacgtttgacattctttgaatccatgatattaaTAGGATTCTTTGTTAACACTAAAACACAAAGGCAGCCAACTTATTTCTATACACTTGCTTTAATGTTCACGCTTCCAAACCATAGAGAGGAGTAGAGAACATGTACCGCCAAAGCATTCTTAGGCGTAGTTCCAACGTGAAATTCCAACAACAAAGAAACTtcttaagtttaatgaatgatgcacatgctattttcatattttcttattgtctttcgtttggtctacattttatgttatccatgttcctaagtatttgtaggtGTCCATGCTCTCAATTCCAGTATCTTCAATAATCAATTGGATGTTCGCACCTGCTGATAAAGTCATcctcatgcatttagttttcttcaaattcatCTTCAGCCCATATTCAAAAGAGCATTCCATAAGCGTTGtgttacgttctgtaaatcattgttgttgtCCGACATCATCACTGTATCATCTGTAAAacgtatatatgttacagttcaagttgattctcagttagagttgacttttccttgttcgagtcaactccaactgaaacgagcagtaaaagttgatttgaaaaatttaaatcaacttttattagttgaagttgactcttcctaactcttgttagtaaaagtagattatacactttatacgagtataatctcacgtgcatttttgatgagtgtgcgtctctttgttttgaccgtttcaccCACTTATTAGTCCAGACTGTAACGTCGCTCcagttaggtaaattattctgattcgatttttttgcacaaacttactcaagcaaatacatccttataacaaatacacagtgtcaggcggtactgcggtcgaaaaattgtttaaccaatttttgttaaccaaattcacaaaaataattcttatctactctacttcatattatgtataagtttttattgtgtgaaaattgtaaatatagatagcagtacatgaagggtttaaagtgtgcctgaagtaataatgtattttaaatgggatttactttttcgcactgctttttagcacactttcatataatcaaatatccttaactttcgccttgtcatggtcatggtgatgacatgtgagcaataaattacaaaaaaagtttttgacagttttgtggtttgacagaagtttgaatttttaaatgtcaaagttctaaaaaattgtaaaataggaatgtattccagtgacgaaaagttgcagtttttttatttgttttttggtagataaaatattgtatgaaactgtgcgtgaagtactttttgcgcacttaggcgatgtatagcactcggcccgctcgtgctctaaacatcgcgtgcgtgcggaaaaagcatacttcacgaactgttttataaataactaagtatttcactccggacaaatttttttagattattttggtcattcggagcaaaaaaggtctcttgtgatttttctctaaaattgatagtttatttacgagttatacgcgatttaaaatttgaaaaatgcgaaatgaccatttttaaggcttaataactcgattaaaaactattattttgaaagtcagaaagtcacctaatcaaagtttaaagcccccgctacaaaatcctgaagaaatttgtgtcattattttattgtatgtattacaccgttcttaggcgtcaacgcccttcatagggatctatggggagtatcaccgagccgcaagtccgtatcccttgccgtactgctccctcataggtcgatcagatgcccgcatattccagtctaagcgccagatacatatttagaattttatactggcgcgttagcctttttgtttttccgatggcctggacTGGGCTTGAACTCACATATCTCAAGGCGAAGTGAAGtgtgggtcagccgctagtcgcactgagctatccgatcgacgtcattattttattactaagctgttatatttaattatcaacaatgagcgctatgcgagtaagatcctccattccgaccgtccaatggtgcatctcagtcgcactcacattgacagccacctaaatacgctcctagcgctcattgttaaaaattaaaaataacagcttagtaatacaataatgacaaatatttcttcagtactTTGTAGGGGgatcgttaaaatttgatttggtgacattctgactttcataataataatttttaactgagttattaagccttgaaaatggtcattttcgcatttttcaaattttaaatcgcgtataacttgagaacaataaattttacagaaaaatcacaaatgtccttttttgctccgaatgacccaaattaatgaggaaaaaaaaatgtccgaagtgaattctttttgtgaatttgttttaaaaaaattgtttaaacaatttttcgattacggtaccacctgacaccctgtggattcgttataaggacctctttttgagtaaatttgtgcaaaaaaatcgaactggaataatttacgtaacgggggcgacgatacagcctggactataaatatcacgatttgaacataatatacagtaataacatttaatttctagaatcggctgtttgtgtgaatcaacttttactaaatggcattgggaagagtatactttaactagttggagtctactttaaccagtaaatgttgaataaaaatcttcattttatatttataatcaacttttactaaaaccagccgtttgagtcgactctaactaggaaaagtcaactccaactggataatcaacttgaactgtaacatatatactaaggatttccacagttttcactgtattccttcactcaagcgttctctccagctctttctgtcttgccattccccttcctgtagatttcttctctccattgcttcctctacttcatctctgaaggatcttcggggtctgcctctcttccttttcCCTATTGGGCTCCACTCTATTATTCGGTTTATCCACCGATTTtagtctgctcttctgacatgtccgtaccaggttaatctcttctgttcgatgtagtctattatgtctgagttcactcccattcttctcttTAAAACTGTCTGTGAGTAAAAACTGTCTCTTAAAACTGTATGTAAAACGTAAGTTATTAAGAATTTCTCTATTGATACatatattcgcggtgtgcaagtacttggagggtatacgagaaacgatcgtgcgcgaatttttcaactttcttaaataattcataataCTCGtagttgcgttcgcgggtacagtggACATATTGTCatcgacaatttctaacctcacttaatataaataataccgttaatttatactaggtaaatatcttcttcttcttcttcttataataggcttCTTGGCCTGTTctttaccgattttgagcttgttttcgtagctgtgatgttgactgccagctatctcgccaccttttaaagggccttcctattggtctcttgcctgttaccttcgaatccctggctatacgggctattctctcgcagtccattctcgtcacatgctgattccactctcgtcgtctctgtcttccccaccgtactatatcttgtatgttacggTAAATATACATAGTCGCCCACAGGCACCCGCAAACGCACTTATTGTCAATTGAAATAGTCAAATTGACGtgtatttcatacctactgttattgaagaagaaaaagtatacgttgctcacaatattgatatgacatgcaattattatataaaagtatatttaactaattgtattttgcttgcagtactgcattttaataattaatcttatttactacatacaattgtttaccttttaataacataacccaaatcttatttttcttcttatatttttttgggctatggccttgacaattttccggtaatataattggccaatataattaaaagtgcgaaaaatgttgctgagctatgaaaccagatgtcgcttttccgaacttgcacggtcccaataccccATATTGAATCTGAAAGACTTTCTTTTCTATTCCATACTCATATGTTTCTTCCAGAGCTTACCTTAGACTTTTCTTTGCGAGACTTACATTCGTATTTGCTTTCATAATATTCTGATAGTCCATCGTAAAGGATGTAGGCCAATATTTTGTAGTTACCTTTAGGAGGGTCATTACTCTGTAGTTATCACAAACTGTTTTCTCTGCTTTTTTGTGAATAGATACAATTCTAATACCCACGTTCCAGTCTTCTGGTAGTTTTACCTGCTTCCAAATCAATCCTACTAGCGTACTTATACTAACTACAAGCCAGATTTCAAAagatttaatttttgtatttctttGTTGACTTCTTCCTTTATTGGGATGTTATCTTTCTCTCTTTCGTCGTACATAACTTTGATCTAGATTTCTGCTACTTGCAACCTCACCTCACTTCTTATTTAGTCTACCCTCAAAATTCTCGGCCCACCTTTCTAGTATCTGGTCCTGATCACCAATAATTTCACCTGTTCTGTTTCTAACCGTTGATAGAattctttttatttaaaaaactcatacagaagtaaaaacttcaaattgtattttggtataaaatcgtttattaaaaaactatctaaaaagtcatccaaatggattgcaaaacgttttcgttctaaagttcaatgggcacagaccaattAAGTTGGTCTTAGTTGGttagttggtctgtgcccattgaactggcaagtacctagcattttcgagcagggaaccatgttgccctttgagcatgtattctattatatctaacaacatcgacttgtagtcaccatacagggtgagtcatgaggagcTGTACATACTCtcacctcgtatagaggctcctatggggaataacaaatgaccattaaaaagtgtctgctccccttgtttaataatatacagggcgagtttcgcattttgacagaaatttttattcgtcataatttttgaaccgccatatcgatgtgtctcttattttggtcaatcgttacactattaccacctaatcaactgatttatttaaactagaagaaaatcaggtccggctttaaaaaattagtttgtttgggtcttagaaaaaatttcaccctgtatatgctttttgaaaactctaatatgaattctacaaattagacaaataggtaattaaaatggcatatttatttttttcccacacgattacttaagtttttatagaaaaatcaagTTTGACtctgaattaaaagtttggtaaagtgaaccatagatttaaaaaaattaacttttattaaaaaaaatatttaatttatgttaccacccaatcaactgatttaaataaactagaaaaaaaatcaggtccggctttaaaaaattagttcgcttgggtcttaaaaaaatttcaccctgtatacgctttttaaaaactctaatatgaattttacaaattagacaaataggcaattaaaatcgcatatttatttttccccacacggttacttaattttttataaaaaaattaaatttgactaagaataattaaaagtttggtaaagtgaacaatagatttcaaaaaattaacttttattacaaaaactaattttttttggaacaaaaatatttgatttatgttaccacccaatcaactgatttattcaaactagaaaaaaatcaggcctggatttaaaaaattagttcgtttcggtcttagaaaaaatttcgccctgtatatgctttttgaaaactctaatatgaattttacaaattagacaaataggcaattaaaatggcatatttattttttcctcacacgattacttaattttttattaaaaaaatcaaatttgtcaaattcggaattttaacctaaaaatgaaaaaaaaaaatgaaatcattgtttaactcgctacaacttggttccattttaatttttttttgaaatttttacagcacatatctcttaccgttgtgaagactatgaaaattgttgtagactttcagtcttcttctcgtaaaagtttgaatttttaaaaataaaaggtgcagattcgtgaattgcaaagttaaatcacaaaaattaagtgaaaatatttaaaatgtatCTATTTTCAAGTCTTTGTTAAACTatagtccaaagagaagtgttgtggggagttttagatctagacgtgttatagaaaaaaatggtgaaacttttaatgttaagaaaaacgttgtttaatttttttttatttttatggtaaaattccgattttgacaaatttgattttttaataaaaaattaagtaatggtgtggggaaaaaaataaatgtgccattttaattgcctactcatctaatttgtaaaattcatattagagttttcaaaaagcgtatacagggtgaaattttttctaagacccaaacgaactaaatttttaaagccggacctgatttttttctagtttgaataaaccAGTTGATTGCGTGGTAACATACattaaatatttcttaaaaaaaattaatttttgtaataaaagtaatttttttaaatctatggttcactttaccataattttaattcatagtcaactttgatttttttttataaaaaattaagtaatcgtgtggggaaaaaataaatatgccattttaattgcctatttgtctaatttgtaaaattcatattagagttttcaaaaagcgtatacagggtgaaattttttctaatttttctgaTTGAAAAAATTTCACCATCAGCAttcagcagaatgcactgaagatgttctgaagtagagcgaaaacgttttgcaatccatttggatgactttttagatagatttttaataaacgattttatacctgAATACAATTTGCAGtatttacttctgtatgagttttttaaactatggtatacagccaactattgggatttccccattgattttattttctttttatttacttttactaTTTACTTCTTGCCTCTTCTTGCATCATTATTCTAAAACCTATTTTAAAATTTAACTaacattttaaatacatatatgtTTATCTTTTAGCTACATATTGTCCAATGGGATCCTACTTTGAACATGAGACTGATTGTACGAAGTTTTATCAGTGCGCGCCCTGGGGCGCCCAATTGATGAACTGTTCTTCTGGTACTGTATTTGATCCCGAAATTAATGTTTGCAGCTGGCGTCGACCAGGGTTATGTGGTTGGACGACTACAGAAATCACAACAAATCCAAAGAAGTCTAAAAGTTTTAACAGAGATCTTACTGAAGCACCGGTAATTGAAATTCCAGGAAAAAAACCATATATTTCAACAAATATTTCTGACTCAAATATAAGACTCAAAGATAAGGCTCGTCTTAATAAAGCGGGATCAGTTAATCAATCTACTGATACTGAAGAATCAAAAGCCAGTACTGGAGAACCAGTAGTGAGTACTGAAGAACCAGCAGAGAgatcttcttctttcagtaccctGTCCGATTATCGAAGGTTTGCGATCATATTGGCAATTATAACTTTGTTTACGGCAGCTCTAAACGGATTAGCGGTGGTCTCTTGATACCACTCCCGAAGATTTCGGAGCCAGGATGTGCTTCTTCGGCCTGGGCCTCTTCTTCCGGCGATCTTGCCTTATAGTATGAAGTGTAGAAGGTTATACCTCTGTATATGTCTCATTACATGgccgaaatattgtaactttcgtATTTTTATGGTTTTTGTTATTTCTGTGCTCTTATTCATTCGATGTAAGGCAGTGTCATTTCTTATTCGATCGTCCCCACTGATCCGTAGTACCCGTCGATAGATCCACAactcaaaggcctccaattttttcattagtgtCTCTGTAAAGGTCCAGCTCTCCATTCCATACAGCAATGTGGAGAATATGTAGCAGAGTATTAATCTGATTTTAAGGTTTAACGTGATATATTTAATAAGAATTTTCTTTAGTTTTTAGAAGGAAGCTTTGGCTTTTTCAATGCGTATTCTAGTTTCTCTATTTATATCCCAGTTATCGTTAAAGTTGACACACAAAATAGGTAATATTGTGGACTATTTCTAACGTTATTCCATACGCTCTGGTGTTCATTAATTGAAACTCCATTTTACTGACAACCATAAGTTTTGTCTTAGAAGTATTAAGTTTTAGCCCATATTCATCACATGATTCGGTCACCCTGTTTATTAGTCGTTGTAAATCTTCTTCATTTGAAGCAATCAATAccatgtcatctgcgtatctgagaTTGTTGACATTAATTCCATTGATTTTAATGCCTACATCTTCACCTAAGGCTTTTTTGAAAATGAATCTGGAGt contains:
- the LOC114338774 gene encoding uncharacterized protein LOC114338774, which produces MLQIFLLFALFLHTHSKPTYCPMGSYFEHETDCTKFYQCAPWGAQLMNCSSGTVFDPEINVCSWRRPGLCGWTTTEITTNPKKSKSFNRDLTEAPVIEIPGKKPYISTNISDSNIRLKDKARLNKAGSVNQSTDTEESKASTGEPVVSTEEPAERSSSFSTLSDYRRFAIILAIITLFTAALNGLAVVS